A window of Cryptomeria japonica chromosome 3, Sugi_1.0, whole genome shotgun sequence contains these coding sequences:
- the LOC131070045 gene encoding pentatricopeptide repeat-containing protein At3g48250, chloroplastic-like: protein MMQVKYSAPYNLGKQGNSSEMMQLTRGLDPKRALITFRSPIIHKHLPLVSATNPFYRSISNADIYTKAQIKYSCSLQDRWYLRRPFSSKSSQVSRKETSNIAKLEDCELICKVVNQTEWSDKIETELSSLNIKLSNYIVLSVLQNLKETPGKAFNFFKWVSTQTDFWHTTSTYNALFTILGQEQCIDQFSREFSRLLREMYDFDHVLSKKTYHKLLRTLLDNSTEDNSLEEHAVSLFINTVSMYEYEPCSLGWRMILHHLLLSGNPDMQLVDRLLFAVESWDEIVDKESYDAIHRCLTMASRFDAAEGIMMFREASGHAADNNTFGQLMFGLCKAGTVDEARGVLDRMKEVGCTPNFNTWNILIEGHCKAGQINQLLGYVEFMVLESGGNADCEGLDALVKTLCSHNRIEDAHIFLCKMASNEGLKAWALDTLEKLLQKMINAESLQDAFKLSDLIVRHGLPAIVKPFNNHFARCGAVEGSLDFLNKLTRNVPQYESLKLYNQMLHAFCKKGKKAEAQILFSSSPPHVQQNPYLLFKFRSRDTPSAAQKTRKTKIQNSVGKSAAHKTRKTKIQNLVGKSAAQKTRKTKIQNLVGK, encoded by the coding sequence ATGATGCAGGTGAAATATTCAGCCCCATATAATTTAGGCAAACAAGGAAATTCTTCTGAAATGATGCAGCTGACAAGGGGATTGGATCCAAAGAGGGCTCTAATCACATTTCGATCACCCATTATACACAAGCATTTGCCTTTGGTAAGCGCAACAAACCCGTTTTACCGCTCAATTTCAAATGCAGATATTTATACAAAAGCCCAAATCAAATATTCTTGTAGTTTGCAAGACAGATGGTACCTTCGAAGACCATTTTCATCAAAATCCTCTCAAGTCAGTAGGAAAGAAACAAGTAATATTGCTAAACTTGAGGACTGTGAATTGATTTGCAAGGTTGTAAACCAAACAGAATGGTCTGATAAAATTGAAACTGAATTGAGCTCTCTAAATATTAAGCTCTCTAATTATATTGTATTGTCTGTACTGCAAAACCTTAAAGAAACCCCAGGAAAAGCGTTCAATTTTTTCAAGTGGGTATCCACTCAAACTGATTTCTGGCACACTACTAGCACTTACAATGCATTGTTTACGATTTTAGGGCAGGAACAATGCATTGATCAATTTTCGAGAGAATTTTCCCGTTTGTTAAGAGAAATGTATGATTTTGACCACGTGTTGTCGAAGAAAACATATCACAAACTCCTCAGAACGCTCCTTGATAATAGTACGGAGGATAATAGTCTGGAGGAGCATGCTGTGAGTTTGTTTATTAACACGGTGTCTATGTATGAGTATGAGCCTTGTAGCCTGGGCTGGAGGATGATTCTGCACCATCTCTTGTTGTCTGGTAATCCTGATATGCAGTTGGTTGATAGACTATTATTCGCTGTTGAGAGTTGGGATGAAATAGTAGACAAGGAATCATATGATGCTATTCATCGGTGTCTAACGATGGCTAGTAGATTTGATGCGGCTGAAGGAATTATGATGTTTAGGGAGGCTTCCGGTCATGCGGCAGATAACAATACTTTCGGTCAACTTATGTTTGGGCTCTGCAAGGCTGGGACCGTGGATGAGGCTCGTGGAGTCTTGGATCGGATGAAAGAGGTGGGGTGCACTCCTAATTTCAACACCTGGAATATTTTGATTGAGGGGCATTGCAAGGCCGGGCAGATAAATCAGTTGCTCGGTTATGTTGAGTTCATGGTACTGGAAAGTGGTGGCAATGCCGACTGTGAAGGTCTGGACGCTTTAGTCAAGACTCTCTGTAGTCATAACAGAATAGAGGATGCCCACATTTTTCTATGTAAAATGGCGAGTAATGAAGGCTTGAAGGCCTGGGCACTGGACACATTGGAGAAGTTGCTGCAGAAAATGATAAATGCAGAGAGTTTGCAAGATGCCTTTAAACTGTCAGATCTCATTGTGAGGCATGGTTTGCCAGCTATCGTAAAACCTTTCAATAATCATTTTGCTCGGTGTGGGGCAGTGGAGGGGTCTCTAGATTTCCTGAACAAGCTGACCAGAAACGTCCCTCAGTATGAGTCTCTTAAATTATACAATCAAATGCTTCATGCATTTTGTAAAAAAGGTAAAAAGGCTGAAGCTCAGATATTATTTTCCAGTTCCCCTCCTCATGTTCAGCAGAATCCTTATCTTTTATTCAAGTTTCGTTCTAGAGATACTCCAAGTGCAGCTCAGAAGACGAGAAAGACAAAAATCCAAAATTCGGTTGGAAAAAGTGCAGCTCACAAGACGAGAAAGACAAAAATCCAGAATTTAGTTGGAAAAAGTGCAGCTCAGAAGACGAGAAagacaaaaatccaaaatttgGTTGGAAAATAA